A window from Dermacentor albipictus isolate Rhodes 1998 colony chromosome 10, USDA_Dalb.pri_finalv2, whole genome shotgun sequence encodes these proteins:
- the Gart gene encoding trifunctional purine biosynthetic protein adenosine-3: protein MYDKVLVIGNGGREHTIVWKLAQSPRIQTIYVAPGNAGTSTESKAVNVDINVKSNNSVVDWCKANGITLVAVGPEEYLCRGLADDLEAAGVKCFGPSAKAAEIEASKAFSKDFMAKYGIPTAQYQNFENAESAKTYIRNADFPALVVKASGLAAGKGVIVAADKTEAIAAIDTIMKDKVLGSAGDTVVVEELLDGDEISVLVFSDGVNYAVMPPAQDHKRLKDGDQGPNTGGMGAYCPCPLVSNEVMEQIRVEVVQRTLDGLRKDGRKFVGVLFAGLMLTKSGPKVLEFNCRFGDPETESVLPLLESDLYETMLACTEGNLPRALPVWKKNLYAVGVVLASGGYPQSYPKGKIITGLEKAREHGVQIFHAGTAKSENHIVTNGGRVMVCLATHSDLRTAKQLAQLGAEIVHFEGKFFRRDIAFRAIGRVSKKDPLTYSMSGVDIAAGDRLVKSITALTDSTKRPGTMGSIGGFGGLFDLKAAGYTDPILVSGTDGVGTKLKIAQSFHFHDTIGIDLVAMCVNDILAQGAEPLFFLDYFACGKLDPGVAKQVITGITEGCRQAKCSLIGGETAEMPGMYAIGDYDLAGFAVGAVERDKVLPRRDIKDGDVIIGFPSSGIHSNGYSLVRKVVERAGLRYGDRAPFEESKTLGEVLLTPTKIYIKMLLEAVKRGYIKALAHITGGGLTENIPRVLPPGYGAFLDCNNWVIQPVFKWMANEGNIGDEEMLRTFNCGLGMVAIASPSDAQAIIDESEGQGRIVGQIMAIEEGSPKVNVRNFQESLNTRVDKIVKRKFGVLISGSGTNLQALIDHIEHMKGRSAAEIVLVISNVDGVEGLHRAQRAGIPTKVISHKSYKVRAEYDMKLHEALTAAGVEFICLAGFMRIITAEFINKWYGKIINIHPSLLPSFKGHHAHRQVLAAGVKITGCTVHYVVPEVDSGAIIAQGATTVEIDDTEETLQERVKKVEHRVFPEAMEMVAQGKVFLRPDGKIVFTRND, encoded by the coding sequence ATGTACGACAAAGTCTTGGTCATCGGCAACGGCGGCCGCGAGCATACCATCGTGTGGAAGCTCGCGCAGTCGCCTCGCATCCAGACCATCTACGTTGCGCCGGGGAACGCTGGCACCAGCACCGAATCGAAGGCTGTCAACGTCGACATCAACGTGAAGAGCAACAATTCGGTGGTTGACTGGTGCAAGGCGAATGGCATCACCCTCGTAGCCGTTGGTCCGGAAGAGTACCTGTGTCGCGGACTGGCGGATGACCTCGAAGCGGCTGGTGTCAAGTGCTTCGGTCCCAGCGCCAAGGCAGCGGAGATAGAGGCGAGCAAAGCGTTCTCCAAGGATTTCATGGCCAAGTACGGCATCCCGACTGCGCAGTACCAGAACTTCGAGAATGCGGAGAGCGCGAAGACCTACATCAGAAACGCGGACTTCCCGGCTCTCGTCGTCAAGGCAAGTGGTCTGGCCGCTGGCAAAGGGGTCATTGTCGCTGCTGATAAGACGGAAGCCATTGCTGCCATTGACACTATCATGAAGGACAAGGTCCTCGGGTCAGCTGGAGACACCGTCGTAGTCGAGGAGCTACTGGATGGCGACGAGATCTCCGTGCTGGTCTTTTCAGATGGCGTCAACTATGCTGTCATGCCGCCTGCACAGGACCACAAGAGACTCAAAGATGGCGACCAGGGACCCAACACTGGTGGAATGGGGGCGTATTGCCCATGTCCACTCGTATCAAATGAAGTCATGGAGCAGATCAGAGTTGAGGTCGTGCAGAGGACCTTGGATGGCTTGCGCAAGGATGGAAGAAAGTTTGTAGGTGTGCTTTTTGCTGGACTCATGCTGACAAAGTCTGGGCCAAAGGTTCTGGAGTTCAACTGTAGGTTTGGAGACCCTGAAACTGAATCTGTATTGCCTTTGCTTGAGTCAGACCTCTACGAGACAATGCTGGCTTGCACTGAGGGCAACCTTCCACGTGCTCTTCCTGTCTGGAAGAAGAACTTGTATGCAGTTGGTGTTGTCCTTGCCAGTGGCGGCTACCCTCAAAGTTATCCTAAGGGTAAAATCATCACAGGCCTTGAAAAAGCCAGGGAGCATGGGGTGCAGATATTTCATGCTGGAACAGCAAAGAGTGAAAACCACATTGTTACAAATGGAGGACGTGTAATGGTCTGTCTTGCTACCCACAGTGACCTCCGAACTGCAAAGcagcttgcacagctaggtgcaGAGATTGTGCACTTCGAAGGAAAGTTCTTCCGGCGTGACATTGCCTTCAGAGCCATTGGCCGTGTTTCCAAGAAAGATCCACTGACATACTCAATGTCTGGAGTGGACATTGCAGCTGGTGATCGTCTAGTAAAGAGCATCACTGCACTGACAGATTCGACCAAACGACCTGGTACAATGGGGTCTATTGGCGGATTTGGAGGACTGTTTGACTTAAAAGCTGCAGGCTATACAGATCCTATTCTTGTCTCGGGCACCGATGGTGTTGGCACAAAGCTGAAGATTGCCCAGAGCTTTCACTTCCATGACACAATTGGGATTGACCTTGTTGCAATGTGTGTAAATGATATCCTAGCTCAGGGTGCAGAGCCTCTGTTTTTTCTTGACTACTTTGCATGTGGAAAGCTGGATCCTGGGGTTGCAAAGCAAGTGATTACTGGAATAACTGAAGGTTGCAGGCAGGCCAAGTGCTCATTAATTGGTGGTGAAACGGCAGAAATGCCAGGAATGTATGCCATTGGCGACTATGATTTGGCTGGATTTGCTGTTGGAGCTGTAGAACGAGACAAAGTTCTGCCTAGAAGGGACATCAAGGATGGTGATGTCATCATTGGATTTCCATCATCGGGGATACATAGCAATGGCTACAGCCTAGTGCGCAAAGTGGTGGAGCGTGCAGGCCTTCGTTATGGCGACCGAGCACCTTTTGAAGAGTCAAAAACGCTTGGTGAGGTCCTGCTCACTCCTACGAAAATTTACATCAAGATGCTTCTTGAGGCTGTGAAAAGAGGATACATCAAAGCCCTTGCTCACATCACTGGCGGTGGCCTCACTGAAAACATACCAAGGGTATTGCCACCTGGCTATGGTGCATTCTTGGACTGCAACAATTGGGTCATTCAGCCAGTGTTCAAGTGGATGGCCAATGAAGGCAACATTGGTGATGAAGAAATGCTGAGAACATTCAACTGTGGCCTTGGTATGGTTGCCATTGCATCTCCATCAGATGCTCAAGCTATCATTGATGAGTCGGAAGGACAAGGACGTATTGTTGGACAGATCATGGCCATTGAAGAGGGCTCTCCAAAAGTTAATGTTCGAAACTTTCAGGAATCTCTCAACACtcgtgttgataaaattgtaaAGAGAAAGTTTGGTGTGCTCATATCAGGATCAGGAACAAACCTTCAGGCCCTTATTGACCACATTGAGCACATGAAAGGGCGAAGCGCAGCTGAAATTGTTCTTGTCATCTCAAATGTGGATGGTGTGGAAGGTCTTCATAGGGCTCAAAGAGCAGGAATACCAACTAAGGTCATCAGCCACAAAAGTTACAAAGTGAGGGCCGAGTATGACATGAAGCTACATGAAGCGCTGACAGCAGCAGGAGTGGAGTTCATTTGCTTAGCAGGTTTCATGAGGATCATAACAGCAGAGTTTATAAACAAGTGGTACGGTAAGATCATCAACATCCATCCATCTCTGCTGCCTTCTTTCAAAGGGCATCATGCTCACAGGCAAGTTCTGGCTGCTGGGGTCAAGATCACAGGCTGTACTGTTCACTATGTGGTTCCTGAAGTTGATTCTGGTGCAATCATTGCACAGGGAGCAACAACTGTGGAAATAGATGACACCGAGGAAACTTTGCAAGAGCGTGTGAAGAAGGTTGAGCACAGAGTTTTTCCAGAAGCCATGGAAATGGTGGCACAAGGAAAGGTTTTTCTTCGACCTGATGGCAAGATTGTTTTCACTAGAAATGACTGA